Part of the Chloroflexota bacterium genome is shown below.
CGACACGGAGACGGAGGGACGCGGGGACGCGGCGGCGGAGGGAGGGGGCGACACGGAGACACGGAGACGCGGCGGTGTGGAGATGGAGGGACGCGGGGACGCGGAGACGCGGAGACGTGGGGAGGCGGAGGGTGTGGTGGCGTTCTTACAGGTCTACCAGCCGCCGCCCGAGGACAACATCTTGTCGATCGCCGTCACGCCCACCACTGTTACGCTGACCTTTCGCGGCATCGAATACAGCGGCCCAAACCGGATTCGCAGTCAGGAGTTGCTGGAGGCCGCCTCCGATGAACGAGATTACGGTGAGCTGCTTTTCCAGGGCATCATCCACAGTGGGCGCAGCGCAGGAGGGTTGAGCAATCGCACTACCAGGGATGGTTACGCAGTAGCCAGCAATATGGTGGCCGAGGGAAACCTGCGCATCGAACTGCGTCTCGACGCCAATGATGTGGCACTGCACAGGCATCGATGGGAGTTCCTGAAGGACGATCAGGCGCAGAAACCGCTGGCCGTTCAGGCACGCTATCCCTTCTATCGTTATCAGCCCGGACCATCAAGGGATCTCAAGTTGCGGACTGACCAACTGGGCGTGCTGGTCGCCATCTGCAACCCGACCACGCTGGAGCAACCTGGCAACAAGCTGATGGCGAACCTGAAGAGACTGACCATCAAGGACCATGTGGATGCCATCGAGACGGGCCTGGCCAGATTACAGGACAATGGCTCGGGCAGATACCAGATTATCAACCGGGAATCCGGCATGCCGGCGTCTCTCAAAAACATCCACCGCCTTCTGAAAGAGGGCGACGGCCATGGCTCCGACTACCATGTGCTGCACCTGCTCTGCCATGGGCTGTTCATTCCCCCGCTACACGGCGACTATTATCTGGTCATGGAGGCCGAAGATGGCCGCCACGAGTTTGTCTCGGCCAGTCAGTTCCAAACGCTCATGAGTGAAACCCACCTGCGTCTTGTGGTGCTCGAGGCCTGCGTCAGCGCCGTTACCCACAGTTCTGACACCCTTCGCGGCCTGGGACCCGCATTAGTGCGCGAGGGAATCCCGGCTGTCATAGCAATGCAGGACAACCTGCCCATCCCCACCGCCAGACGTTTTTCCCAGTATTTCTATGACGACCTGGCACGCAGCGGGCAGGTCGACATGGCCCTGGCCAATACCCGCCTCTCCCTCTACAGCGACGCCTGGGTAACGGAGGGCATGGCGGGCGACTGGGGCATCCCGGCCCTGTTCATGAGCACGCGCGATGGCAAGCTATTCGACCTCGACGTTGCCCAGGTCGACCAGTCGCTTCCACAGCTGGATCGGGAGGGCACGGCCATTCCCATGACAGCCGGGTACCCGGAGAGACCTCGCCGCGCCGTAACACTGGAAAGCGCGCCCGCCCTCGACAGTCCAAGCTTTTTGATGAGCAATCTCTCACCGTCGCTCCAGGTTGGTCTGGCAAGCCAACTGGCGGCAGCGGCGCGCGAGCAACCATCGCAGCCGCTGGATAGTCAGGCCCCGATTCAAAGACGGGATCTTCTCGGCAGGTTGGACCTCGACGCGCGGATAACGGCGCAAGGCGCAGCAGGGCTGGCCGGGTTCGTCAGTGGAAAAGGGCAAACCGTCGATCCGCGATCACCCCAGCTGGAGTTGCCACCGGTGATATTCTCCCAGATCGCAGCCGCAATCAACACCGGCAAGCATATCATTCTCATCGGGCCGCCCGGTACCGGCAAAACCTCCCTGGCCAAGGCCATCGCCGATTTCGCCGGCGACCAGGGGTTTTGTACCGGTACGACCTACACCACCGCCACGGCCGATTGGACTACCTTTGACACCGTGGGTGGTTATGTTCCTGCCGCCGATCAGACTCTCCGCTTTCGCGCCGGAAGCTTTCTCGAGGCCATTCGCGAGGGCCGCTGGCTGATCATAGACGAGATCAACCGAGCCGAAATCGACAAGGCCTTCGGCGAACTGTTCACCGTCCTTTCCGGTCAACAGATCGATCTTCCCTATAAGATTGATGGCCAGTCCATCCGGGTGCTGCCCCCCTTATCCAATGCCTCGCAGCAATGGATTCCCCAGGGCGCACAATCGGGTTATGATTACGTGGTCCACCCCAATTGGCGCATCGTGGGCACCATGAATGTCTACGACAAATCCTCACTTTTCAACATGTCCCTTGCCTTCATGCGACGATTTGCCTTCATCGACGTCGACCTGCCTGCCGATAACCTCTACACGACTCTGCGCAACAACTGGATCAACCGGCAAGGCTCCGACGGGATAATCTTTGAAGAAACCCACGCCGCCGATCTCCAGCTTCTTTTTGATTCGTTGTTGAACCGCGAAAACGTCGAAATGCCCAACGTGTTGATGGGCAGGCGAGAGCTGGGCCCTGCCATCGTCCAGGACATGATCCAATATATCCGCGACCGCTACCGGGATCGCGATGCCGCAACGGAAGATATGCTGG
Proteins encoded:
- a CDS encoding CHAT domain-containing protein, with protein sequence DTETEGRGDAAAEGGGDTETRRRGGVEMEGRGDAETRRRGEAEGVVAFLQVYQPPPEDNILSIAVTPTTVTLTFRGIEYSGPNRIRSQELLEAASDERDYGELLFQGIIHSGRSAGGLSNRTTRDGYAVASNMVAEGNLRIELRLDANDVALHRHRWEFLKDDQAQKPLAVQARYPFYRYQPGPSRDLKLRTDQLGVLVAICNPTTLEQPGNKLMANLKRLTIKDHVDAIETGLARLQDNGSGRYQIINRESGMPASLKNIHRLLKEGDGHGSDYHVLHLLCHGLFIPPLHGDYYLVMEAEDGRHEFVSASQFQTLMSETHLRLVVLEACVSAVTHSSDTLRGLGPALVREGIPAVIAMQDNLPIPTARRFSQYFYDDLARSGQVDMALANTRLSLYSDAWVTEGMAGDWGIPALFMSTRDGKLFDLDVAQVDQSLPQLDREGTAIPMTAGYPERPRRAVTLESAPALDSPSFLMSNLSPSLQVGLASQLAAAAREQPSQPLDSQAPIQRRDLLGRLDLDARITAQGAAGLAGFVSGKGQTVDPRSPQLELPPVIFSQIAAAINTGKHIILIGPPGTGKTSLAKAIADFAGDQGFCTGTTYTTATADWTTFDTVGGYVPAADQTLRFRAGSFLEAIREGRWLIIDEINRAEIDKAFGELFTVLSGQQIDLPYKIDGQSIRVLPPLSNASQQWIPQGAQSGYDYVVHPNWRIVGTMNVYDKSSLFNMSLAFMRRFAFIDVDLPADNLYTTLRNNWINRQGSDGIIFEETHAADLQLLFDSLLNRENVEMPNVLMGRRELGPAIVQDMIQYIRDRYRDRDAATEDMLALAAEACLLYAVPQLDGLDHKGICAIYQELKERFGESAESKGILGRIKALYPYIPEEDWDASS